From one Gossypium hirsutum isolate 1008001.06 chromosome D08, Gossypium_hirsutum_v2.1, whole genome shotgun sequence genomic stretch:
- the LOC107915312 gene encoding calmodulin-like protein 8 isoform X1, translated as MADTLTDDQVAEFREVFCLIDKDSDGFISMEELASVIQTLDDANPIKEDQNMMMMMVINEADDIERKGKIEDFVNIMARKMQENVVDELKEAFKVFDQDQDGFISANELRQVMMNMGERLTMEEAEQMIREADLDGDGVVSFDEFARIMMVAL; from the exons ATGGCAGATACATTGACAGATGATCAAGTTGCCGAGTTTCGAGAAGTGTTTTGCTTGATCGATAAAGATTCAGATG GCTTCATTAGCATGGAAGAGCTGGCATCAGTGATCCAGACATTAGATGATGCAAACCCTATAAAAGAAGATCAAaacatgatgatgatgatggtgattaacgaGGCTGATGATATTGAAAGAAAAGGGAAGATTGAAGATTTCGTGAATATTATGGCTAGAAAAATGcag GAAAATGTGGTGGATGAACTAAAAGAAGCTTTCAAAGTATTCGACCAGGATCAAGATGGATTTATATCAGCAAATGAG TTAAGACAAGTAATGATGAACATGGGAGAAAGGCTGACAATGGAAGAAGCAGAACAGATGATCAGAGAAGCCGACTTAGATGGTGATGGAGTTGTGAGCTTTGATGAGTTTGCAAGGATAATGATGGTGGCCTTATGA
- the LOC107915302 gene encoding 2-methyl-6-phytyl-1,4-hydroquinone methyltransferase, chloroplastic gives MASSMLNGAETFTLIRGVTPKSIGFLGSGLHGKQFSSAGLIYSPRMSSLGTTIAPRCSLSASRPASQPRFIQHKKEAFWFYRFLSIVYDHVINPGHWTEDMRDDALEPADLNDRDMVVVDVGGGTGFTTLGIVQHVDAKNVTILDQSPHQLAKAKQKEPLKECDIIEGDAEDLPFPTDYADRYVSAGSIEYWPDPQRGIKEAYRVLKQGGKACLIGPVYPTFWLSRFFADVWMLFPKEEEYIEWFEKAGFKDVQLKRIGPKWYRGVRRHGLIMGCSVTGVKPASGDSPLQLGPKAEDVSKPVNSFVFLLRFMLGATAAAYYVLVPIYMWLKDQFVPEGQPI, from the exons ATGGCTTCTTCCATGCTGAATGGAGCTGAAACCTTCACTCTCATCCGAGGTGTAACCCCAAAAAGTATTGGTTTTTTGGGGTCAGGTTTACATGGGAAACAGTTTTCCAGTGCGGGATTAATCTACAGTCCGAGGATGTCCAGTCTAGGAACGACGATAGCCCCGAGGTGCAGCTTATCAGCGTCAAGGCCAGCTTCACAACCAAGATTCATACAACACAAAAAGGAGGCCTTTTGGTTCTACAGGTTCCTCTCAATTGTCTATGACCATGTCATAAACCCAGGTCACTGGACTGAAGACATGAGGGATGATGCACTTGAGCCAGCTGATCTCAATGACAGGGACATGGTAGTTGTAGATGTTGGTGGTGGAACTGGTTTCACTACTTTGGGTATTGTTCAGCATGTGGATGCTAAGAATGTTACAATCCTTGACCAATCTCCTCACCAGCTTGCAAAGGCTAAACAGAAGGAGCCTCTCAAGGAATGCGACATAATTGAAGGTGATGCAGAGGATCTTCCTTTTCCTACTGATTATGCCGATAGATATGTGTCTGCTGGAAG CATAGAGTACTGGCCAGACCCACAACGGGGGATCAAGGAAGCATACAGGGTGTTGAAACAAGGAGGAAAAGCTTGCTTAATTGGTCCTGTGTACCCTACATTTTGGTTGTCTCGTTTCTTTGCAGACGTTTGGATGCTTTTCCCTAAGGAGGAAGAGTATATAGAGTGGTTTGAAAAGGCTGGATTTAAGGATGTCCAACTCAAAAGGATTGGCCCTAAATGGTATCGTGGAGTTCGCCGACATGGTTTGATCATGGGGTGCTCTGTAACCGGTGTTAAACCCGCATCTGGGGACTCTCCTTTGCAG CTTGGACCTAAGGCAGAGGATGTATCAAAGCCGGTAAATTCGTTTGTATTTCTGTTGCGCTTCATGTTGGGTGCCACTGCAGCAGCATATTATGTACTGGTCCCTATCTACATGTGGCTCAAAGATCAATTTGTACCAGAGGGTCAACCAATCTAA
- the LOC107915312 gene encoding calmodulin isoform X2 translates to MEELASVIQTLDDANPIKEDQNMMMMMVINEADDIERKGKIEDFVNIMARKMQENVVDELKEAFKVFDQDQDGFISANELRQVMMNMGERLTMEEAEQMIREADLDGDGVVSFDEFARIMMVAL, encoded by the exons ATGGAAGAGCTGGCATCAGTGATCCAGACATTAGATGATGCAAACCCTATAAAAGAAGATCAAaacatgatgatgatgatggtgattaacgaGGCTGATGATATTGAAAGAAAAGGGAAGATTGAAGATTTCGTGAATATTATGGCTAGAAAAATGcag GAAAATGTGGTGGATGAACTAAAAGAAGCTTTCAAAGTATTCGACCAGGATCAAGATGGATTTATATCAGCAAATGAG TTAAGACAAGTAATGATGAACATGGGAGAAAGGCTGACAATGGAAGAAGCAGAACAGATGATCAGAGAAGCCGACTTAGATGGTGATGGAGTTGTGAGCTTTGATGAGTTTGCAAGGATAATGATGGTGGCCTTATGA